The following coding sequences are from one Diabrotica virgifera virgifera chromosome 2, PGI_DIABVI_V3a window:
- the LOC114328488 gene encoding juvenile hormone acid O-methyltransferase → MAMILPELYNQCNNLTVSTTKDHLAKYKGLIKWKNEESIMELGVGDGNCSMYCLQPFLPSRYKEFVAMDISEAMLEYAKNNINLPNARFVQCDVGSEEIDDEFIEKFDHIFSFYCIHMIENISEAFKNLYKMLKPGGQMFLTVMEYSLADMAFHKLSEVPRWEKYGKRTTVSPFYYSESPKEEYIKLLQTAGFKNYVLETERIDFELGGEDMWQKLCIAINPLLPKIAAEELEDYKLEYLNQLRKSTSFSFKNNNSNISTNFNMFIIVANKS, encoded by the exons ATGGCTATGATATTACCTGAATTGTACAACCAATGCAACAACTTAACAGTATCCACCACCAAAGATCATCTGGCCAAGTATAAAGGTCTAATTAAATGGAAAAACGAGGAATCCATCATGGAACTGGGGGTTGGAGATGGCAACTGTTCGATGTACTGTCTACAGCCCTTTTTGCCGAGCCGTTACAAGGAATTTGTTGCCATGGATATCTCGGAAGCTATGTTGGAGTACGCGAAAAATAATATCAACCTGCCAAATGCTAGGTTTGTTCAATGTGATGTTGGAAGTGAAGAAATCGATGATGAGTTTATTGAAAAGTTTGACCATATATTCAGTTTTTATTGTATACATATGATAGAGAATATAAG TGAAGCCTTTAAAAACCTCTACAAGATGTTAAAACCTGGTGGGCAAATGTTTCTCACTGTTATGGAATACAGTTTAGCAGATATGGCCTTCCACAAATTGAGCGAGGTACCACGATGGGAGAAATACGGGAAACGTACTACTGTCTCGCCGTTTTACTATAGTGAGAGTCCcaaagaagaatatataaaacTATTGCAAACTGCAGgatttaaaaattatgttcttGAGACCGAGAGAATCGATTTTGAACTTGGAGGAGAGGATATGTGGCAAA aACTGTGTATTGCCATAAATCCACTATTACCAAAAATAGCAGCTGAAGAATTAGAAGACTACAAACTAGAATATCTAAACCAATTACGTAAAAGCACCTCATTTTCTTTTAAGAATAATAATTCTAATATAAGTACCAATTTTAATATGTTTATTATTGTAGCAAATAAAAGttga